GACCACACTCATCACGCTGTCGGGTGAAGGCTACGACCTCAATATCGAAGACACGACGCAAGATTGCATCGACACGGAAGAAGAGGCGAGCTTCTTCATTCAGGAGCTGGCGCCCGGCCAATGCACAATACAAGGCGTCCTCGCGGATGAAACAGGCGCCTCGGCCATGATGACCTGCTATGCCGACGGCACACCGCTCGACGGCCACATAGACACTCGGATCTTCAATGACGGCGACGCCTTCGGTGCCCGCGCGACACTTTCTACACGCGTCGAAGACTATGACGGCATCGAAGCGATGACGACGTTCTACCTATATGGACGCCGCATCGGTGACTGCACGGCAGACGAATAGTCGCCTGCCGTAGCACCTGAACTCAGGCGTTGAAGTTCAGCTTCAGCCCCGCCTCTGGCCAGCGGCACTTGATCAGCTGGCCTGTTCCCGAAAGCGTGATGTAGGCGTCTTTCATATCGTCGCCGCCAAAGGCGATGTTCGTCACGAATGGGTCCGGGAAAGCAATGTGGGAGTGGTTGCCGTCCGGCTTCACCGTCGTGATGCCGCCCTGCAGGATGGTCGCGACGCAGACATTACCAGCCGCCGAGATAGCAAGGCTGTCGAAGTAGCGAAGGTCCGGCATGCCAGCGACGACCCGCCCCTTTGAGAAAGGTGAGGCCTGCTTTGCCACACCGGGGCTCTCAAGGTCATAGGCCCAGACGCGCGCCGACATCGTATCTGCAAAGTAGACCGTCTTCTCATCAGGTGAGAGACCAATGCCATTGGGCGAGATGTGGTTGTAATCGAGTTCCTGCACCTTGTCGGACCCCGCGGCCAGATAATACAGCCCGCCCGTGTCGCGGTGTGTCGGATAGGACTTGCCAAGGTCGGTGAAATAGAGATTGCCCGCCTTGTCGAAGACGAGGTCATTCGGCCCCTTGAGCGGGCGGCCTTCGCATTCGGTTGCGACGACCTCTACCTTGCCGGTCTCAAGATCGATGCGCTCGATCCGGCCACCTGAATAGTCTGGCGGGCAATGGCCCGGGATCAGCAGCCCGTCGCGCTCATGATAGATGAAGCCACCATTATTGGTGCACCAGAGCTTGCCATCAGGGCCGATAGCGAGACCATTCGGTCCACCGCCCGGCTCTGCCACCGTCTCGCGCTTGCCGTCTGGCCAGCAGCGCGTGATCTTCTTGCTCTCAATCTCGACGACGATGACCGAGCCGTCGGACATCACGACCGGGCCTTCCGGAAAACGGAGGCCCTCTGCAATCACTTCATAATCCATGGCGCTTCTCCCGCATTCTATCTGTGTAGCAGACAGTGTCGCGGGGCGCGGGACGCATCAAGACGGACCGTCGCGGAAGCTTGGAATTTAGGCGGCTGTTGCGAGGCTACTCGCCCGGGCGAACGGCCTCTTCGGCTTCGCGCTCATAGACGCGGTGCGTAAAGGCATACTGATTGCGATCGTCTGCGGAAAAATGCTCTTCGTGCGTCTGGCTAAACTTATCCAGCTCATCGATGGAGAAGAAGACATCGCCATCGACGTCGGCGTCGACGTCTGTGATGTAGAGCCGGTCTGCCAGCGGCATTGCCTTCTCAAACAGGCTCTCGCCGCCGATCACGAAGATTTCGTCGACACCCGCTTTTTCAGCCATGGCGCGCGCAGCCGCGAGCGCTGCATTCATATTGGAATAAACCCTCGCGCCCGGCGCGGCGTAATTCCAGTGGCGTGTCAGAACGACATTCTGGCGTCCGGGCAGCGGCTTGCGTGGCAGGCTTTCCCATGTCTTGCGACCCATGATGATAGGCTTGTCCAGAGTGATCTTCTTGAACAGTTGCAGGTCGTCGGGCAGCGACCACGGAAGCGTCCCATTCTTTCCAATGGCGCCATTGCGGTCGCGCGCAACGATAAGGGCAAGCTTCACATTCTGTGAGATGGGCATAAAATATCTCTTGCAGCTGGCGTTTCTTTGCGACTTCCTTCGCACCAGCGAGCCGTCTTTACGCCGACCGCGTAAACCTTCAATGCCGGGTCTGCCAAAGGAGCTGCTCTTTTCATGACGACTTTTTGGGACGGCTTGGTTGCGGCGCTGACCAATTCGCAACCGTCATTACTATTTCCGGTTTTTGTCGGCCTCGTTCTGACATCTGCAATTATCTGGTTCGCAAATGGCCGGTTCTGGGCGTTCGTATATTTCGCAACGATTCCCTTCCTGAACTGGTCGTTCGGCGTGGTCGACAGCATTGAGATCGCAGCTCCGGGCGCAACCTTCTCACGCGGCATTGAGCTTCACCCCCTCACCGTGGTGACCGGGCTCGTCTTCGTTTTCCGTGACTTCGTGCAGCGCCGCATGGGCCACAAGGTCCTTATCGTGATGGCCCTCGCCATCGCTTGGTCCTTCTTCTACGCCTGGCCAGTGATTGCGCTCGCCTCAGGCATTGCCTTTGCGGTTTCCGAGCTGACCGACTGGCTCATCTTCACCTTCACAAAGTATCGGTTGTCGACGCGCATTCTTCTCTCCAGCGCCGTGGCCGCCCCAGTCGATACGACCATCTTCCTTTATGGCGCAGACCTCGCCCGCCAGATGCAGCTCGGAGATGAGCCCGGCAACATGCTCCATCTCGCCAACTGGATTGTCTTCATCATTGGCAAGATGACCGGCGCGGCGGTTATCTCCTACTATATCCGCCAGCGAGAAAAGCAGGGCCTGATCGACCCTTATGACGATGACGGCTTCACACCGGAGAGCAAGCCTGCCGGGGCCTGACCTCACGACACTGTTTTCACCGCCTCCTGCTTCGCTATGGTCGCACCAGAACAGTCAGACCAAAGGGAGGTCCTCATGAAACTAGGCAGCAACACACCCGCCGTGGTGACCGGCGGCGCATCCGGCCTCGGGCGCGCAACCGCAGAGGCGCTCGCAGCGCAAGGCGTCAAAGTCGCCATCTTCGACATTCAGGAAGAGAAAGGCGAGGAAGTCGCCAAAGCCATTGGCGGCATTTTCTGCAATGTGAACATCCTTGACGAAGCCTCCTGCGAGGCCGGTTTCGCAAAGGCGCGCGAGGCACACGGCCAGGAACGCATCACCGTCCACTGCGCCATGACGTCTGGCCGCGGCAAGACGCTGGCCTTCGACAAGGAGACGATGAAGTACAAGCGCACGCCGACGGACCAGTATGACCGCGGCGCGCAAGGTATTCTCGTCTCGTCCTATCGCATCGCGTCCATGTCCGCTGAAGGCATGGCCAATGCCGAGCCGCTAAATGAAGATGGCGAGCGCGGCTCCATCACCCTGACGGCGTCGGTCGCCGCCCAGGACGCCCAGATCGGCCAGGTCATCTATGGCTCGTGCAAAGCTGGCGTGAACGGGCTCGTCCTGCCAATGGCACGCGACATGATGGATGCGGGCGTGCGCGTGAACTCCATCATGCCGGGCATCTTCGCAACGCCGCTCATGCTGGGCGCGCCGGACAAGGTTCTCAACAGCCTTGCCGCCTCCGTGCCCTTCCCGAAACGCCTCGGCAATCCGGACGAGTTCGGCTCTCTTGCGGTTGAGATCGCTCGCAACACCTATCTCAACGGCCATAATTTCCGTCTCGACGGCGCAATCCGCATGGCGCCTCGCTAGGGGCCGGGCCCCTAGTATTCTTCCTTATCGCTGCCTGCCATGTCCGATCCGATGTAAGCTGGAAATCCAGCTAGAAGGAGCAAGACATGGCAGGCGGACCCAAGGACTACAGAGCGATCACTTCATCGGTGAATGACGGGATCGGCGGCCTGCGCGAGCATGGCGGCGAGGTGCTGAAGGCTTTTGGCGGTCTATCGAAAGCCGCCATGACGGACGGCGCCCTCGACAAGAAGACAAAAGAACTGATCGCGCTCGCCATCGGTGTAGCAAAACAGTGCGATGCCTGCATCGGCTTTCACACGCAGGCGCTTCGCAAGCTTGGCGCGACTGACGAGGAAGTTTCCGAAATGCTCGGGGTCAGCGTCTATATGGGCGGCGGGCCATCCCTGATGTATGCCGCCGACACATGGACGGCCTGGCAGCAGACCGCAGATTAGATTCAATCAAACGGCTACAGGCGCCTTGATATGCTTGTGCGCCTGATAGCCCACCAGCTCGAAATCCTCATACTCCCAGCCGAAGAGGTCAGCCTTGTCGGGGTTGAGAACCATCTTCGGCGGCGCATAAGGCTCACGCGTCAGCTGAAGCTTGGCCTGCTCGATATGGTTTGAATAGAGATGCGCATCGCCGAGCGTGTGGACAAACTCACCGGCTTTGAGGCCGGTCGCGCGCGCCATCATCATGGTCAACAGCGCATAGGACGCGATGTTGAACGGCACGCCAAGGAAGATGTCGGCCGAACGCTGATAGAGCTGGCAGTTCAGCTTGCCGTCCATGACGTTGAACTGGAACAGGCAGTGACATGGCGGCAGCGCCATCTCGTTCACGTCTGCCGGGTTCCAGGCAGACACAACAAGCCGGCGAGAGTTCGGATTGGTCTTGATCTCGTTCAGCACCCATTCGATCTGGTCAATGGTCCGGCCATCAGGCGCGGCCCATGAGCGCCATTGCTTGCCATAGACGGGGCCGAGATCGCCATTCTCGTCGGCCCATTCATCCCAGATCGAGACGCCATTATCCTTGAGATACCTGATATTTGTATCGCCCTTCAGAAACCAGAGCAGCTCGATGATGATGGAGCGCAAATGCAGCTTTTTCGTCGTCAGCAGCGGAAAGCTGTTCTCGAGGTCGAAGCGGAGCTGGCGTCCGAATACGCCGAGAGTCCCTGTGCCGGTGCGGTCACCGCGCGCGACACCGTTCTCCAGAACGTCGGTAAGCAGGTCATGATACTGGCGCATGAGCGTAGCAATGACGACTCGTCGGCGTGAGTCCAGAGGGGCCCGGCACTTGTTCGCAAAAATCGGCGACGTCGCTGCCGGAGTCCAAACCTTTAACGCAACCTTTACGGCCGCACGCAAACTCGAAGGGTGACGGAAGCGTCATCCTAATCCTGACTTCGTAAAAAGCTAAATTGTGAAAGATCAGGCCGAGCCGGGACGCAGTCTTATGTCAGCACATCAAAAGCAAACCCTGTTTAAGGACAGACGCGGAAACGTGGCTGTCATCTGGGCATTTGCTCTCCTGCCCATAATGGCGGTCATTGGCCTCACGCTCGATACGCACATCGCGTTCAGTAAAAAAGACCGCGTCCAGCTCGCCCTGGATTCAGCTGTTCTGGCAGGCGCCAGAATGCTTCAATCCTCAAACTCCAAGGGTAAGGGGCGCAAGCACTCTGAAGACTATTTCGACTCCCTCGTGATCGACACGGCCGGCCTCACCTGCGAGCCGGTGCAGATTTCATATCCTGAAGAAGAGGAAATCCGCGCGGATGTCCGCTGTTTTCAGGACACGACGCTCAGCGGCATCATGGGGCGCTCCCAGCTTGAGTTCAACGTTTCCTCGACGGCGACCTATGGCGTCGGCAAGCTCGATGTCGCTTTTGTTTTCGACATTTCTGGCTCCATGAACTCCTATGGCCGCCTCGCAGACCTCAAGGTCGCCGCAACCGATGCCGTCACCACGCTCCTGCCACTTCCCGGTGCGTCGGGCGCTGGCGATGTGCGCATCGCGATGGCCTCCTATAATGGCATGGTCGACGCAGGGCCTTACTTCGAAGACGTGACCGGCCTGAAAGAACGGCGCACCTATACGGCCACCCGTATGGAAAACGTACAAGAGTGCGAATGGGTTTGTCGCTTTGCCATTGGCCCCTATTGCCTGAGCTGGCGGAATGAATGCGAATGGGTGGAACAAGCCACCACACGTACGAAAGTCGTCGATTCTACCTGCGTTTATGAGCGCGACGGCGATCACAATTTCGATGATGAACAGCCGACAGTTCTGCGCACATCTGACCTCGTTGATACCCTGCCATCGGGCCAGCGCCGCGCGACGACGGATGCTGAGAATGTAGACGGCTACCTTTCAGCCGCTTACGCCCAGTACAATTCCTCCAACGACTCCTGGAACGTCCTCGGCGATGACTGCCTCAACGTTAAGCCAATGGAGCTGAACGATAATGCCGTCCAGATCGCGCTTTACATCCAGAGCCTCTATGCCAGCGGCGGGACGGCAGGCCATCAGGGCATTGCCTGGGGCTGGTATCTGATATCGCCGGAATGGGACGACATTTTTGACAGCAATGCCAAGCCGCTGCCGTACAACGAGCCTGATACGACCAAGGCCATGATCATCATGACCGATGGCGAGTTCAACAACCACCTCTATGGAAGTCAGGGTAACTCAACCGAGCAGGCCCGCGCGCTTTGTGACAGCATCAAGGAGAAAGGCGTCGTGATCTTCACGATCGCTTTCCAGGCCCCGGAGTCCGGCGAAGACGTTCTCAGCTATTGCGCTTCGAGCACCGAGCATGCCTTCAAGGCCTCAAATGGCGCGGAGCTGAAGGCAAGCTACCAGTCGATCGCCACATCCATCTCGGATCTTCGCATCAAGAGCTAGGCGAGGACTCAGGCTTTCGTGGCCGACCGTGGCGTAGCAAGAATTCAATTTCAAATGCAAGTATAACTGACTTTTCACGATTCCGTCATATGCCCATCTCGTCGAGGGAAAGGAATTCCTGAAGCATAAAAATTTTATATTTTCATGTGTTTATGGAATTCGAGTACATGATCCGACGTTTAGGCTTCGGGCGACTGGCCAACGAATATGGCACCGTCGCCGCGATCTGGGCTTTTGCACTACTTCCGATAATTGCCGTCGTCGGCCTTGCGCTTGATACGCAAATGGCGACCAGCAGAAAAGAACGCGTCCAGCAGGCAATCGACTCTGCCGCGCTCGCCGGCGGACGGATGTACCAGACGACGCATTCAGAGACTGAAGCGCGCGAACATGCCGCGACCTATTTCAGTTCACTTGTAAGCAGCAATGCAGGGCTTACTTGCGACCCGCTCGTCGTGTCATTCCCGACAGACAATGAAGTCAAGACGGACGTTCGCTGCTATCAGGAAACCATCATGAGCGGCATCGTAGGTCGCTCAAACCTCCCGTTCGACGTTTCCGCAACATCCATATTCGGAGCCGACAAGCTCGACGTCGCTTTCGTTTTCGACATCTCTGGGTCGATGAACTCATTCGGGCGGCTGGTTGACCTGAAGCTCGCCGCCACGTCTGCAGTGAACATGATCATGCCGGTTGCGGGGTCTTCCAGTGTAGGCGATGTGCGTGTCGCCATGGTTGGCTACAATCACATGGTCGATGCTGGCAGCTATTTCGAAAACGTCACTGGCATGGACCGCAATCGGACCTATTCGGCCAACTACACCGACACGGTGCAGGAGTGTAAATGGGTGTGCGGCCTTTCCATCGGCTCACTCTGCCTGGTCTATGTTTACCAGTGCAACTGGGTCCAGAAACTCTTCACCTCGACGAAATCGGTCAGCTCCACCTGCGTGTACGAACGCGACGGCACACATGCTTTCGATGACTTCCAACCGACCCAGCGAACGTCAAGCCAGCTGGTAAAGACGCTCCCATCGGGCCAGAAGCGGGCCACAACGGACGCCTCGAACGCCGACGGTTTTTTCTCAACTGCCTATGCTGAATTCAACTACACCAACCGCACCTGGACCACTTACGGCACAGACTGCCGGAGCGTGAAACCAATGGAGCTTACGTCCAGCACGCTCGATGCCACGCTCTATATTCAGACGCTTAACGCTGATGGCGGCACGGCCGGACATCAGGGCCTGTCCTGGGGCTGGCAGCTGATCTCGCCGACATGGAGCGGCGTCTTCGACGGAACTGCGACACCGCAACCTTATGACGACCCGGAGGTCAAAAAGGCGATCATCCTGATGACGGATGGCGAGTTCATCCATCAGCTCTACAGCGGGCAAGGAAGCTCCGCCGATCAGGCAAAGACCCTCTGCGACAACATCAAGGCAGAAGGGATTCTGATCTACACGATCGCATTTCAGGCCCCGACAGCGGGCGAAGAGATCATGAGTTATTGCGCGTCAGGAAATGAGTTTGCGTTCACAGCATCGACAGGCGTCGAACTCATCCAGAGCTATGAGGCCATTGCGCTGACAATAACAGACCTGCGTATCAAAACCTGACCGGACACCAGTCTTGGTTAAGTGTGGCCTACCCGGAGCCTCTCAATTTGCCATCGATCCGCAGGCCTCCCGAAACGGGCTCGCGGCATGATGGGCGGACGCTTGAAATCAGGGCCTCCGCCTATGCGGCAACTCACACGAAAGACCTTTAAGCAAAACAGCGATGGCCAGATGGCCATCCTGTTCGCGCTGTCTCTGTTTCCTATCGCGCTGATTGCCGGCTTTGCCATCGACTTTCAGGTCCTGACCACGAACAAGACCAAAGCGCAGAGCAGCATCGATTCTGCCGTCATCGCGGGGACGCGCGCCTATCAGGAAGGCGCCACCGAAGCGGAAGTCCAGCAGACCGTGCGCACCTATTTCAGCGCGCTCATCTCCAACGGTCCCTTTCCGCTGACCTGCACGCTCCCGGCCGTCGTCATCGACGAAACCGATGTCGAGGCGACCACCAGTTGCACGATGGAGACCTTCCTCGCGAAAATCGCCGATATCGACACGTTCGAGTTCGATATCGATACGGCAACCACCTACGGCATCGGCAAGGTCGATGTATCTTTTGTCTTCGACGTTTCAGGCTCCATGGATGGCCAGCGCATCGCTGACCTCAAAGTCGCCGCCCGGGATGCCGTCGACACGCTTCTGGTCGAGGAGCCAAAGCCCGGTCACGAGGATGATATCCGCATCTCGATGGTCGCCTATAATGGCGCGTTCAACGCAGGCGACTATT
This genomic interval from Thalassovita mediterranea contains the following:
- a CDS encoding DUF3617 domain-containing protein, which gives rise to MSRLFSMLMIAGLSAPAMHAQTAITHNLGLWEIETTLITLSGEGYDLNIEDTTQDCIDTEEEASFFIQELAPGQCTIQGVLADETGASAMMTCYADGTPLDGHIDTRIFNDGDAFGARATLSTRVEDYDGIEAMTTFYLYGRRIGDCTADE
- a CDS encoding SMP-30/gluconolactonase/LRE family protein, with translation MDYEVIAEGLRFPEGPVVMSDGSVIVVEIESKKITRCWPDGKRETVAEPGGGPNGLAIGPDGKLWCTNNGGFIYHERDGLLIPGHCPPDYSGGRIERIDLETGKVEVVATECEGRPLKGPNDLVFDKAGNLYFTDLGKSYPTHRDTGGLYYLAAGSDKVQELDYNHISPNGIGLSPDEKTVYFADTMSARVWAYDLESPGVAKQASPFSKGRVVAGMPDLRYFDSLAISAAGNVCVATILQGGITTVKPDGNHSHIAFPDPFVTNIAFGGDDMKDAYITLSGTGQLIKCRWPEAGLKLNFNA
- a CDS encoding dihydrofolate reductase; protein product: MPISQNVKLALIVARDRNGAIGKNGTLPWSLPDDLQLFKKITLDKPIIMGRKTWESLPRKPLPGRQNVVLTRHWNYAAPGARVYSNMNAALAAARAMAEKAGVDEIFVIGGESLFEKAMPLADRLYITDVDADVDGDVFFSIDELDKFSQTHEEHFSADDRNQYAFTHRVYEREAEEAVRPGE
- a CDS encoding VUT family protein, whose protein sequence is MTTFWDGLVAALTNSQPSLLFPVFVGLVLTSAIIWFANGRFWAFVYFATIPFLNWSFGVVDSIEIAAPGATFSRGIELHPLTVVTGLVFVFRDFVQRRMGHKVLIVMALAIAWSFFYAWPVIALASGIAFAVSELTDWLIFTFTKYRLSTRILLSSAVAAPVDTTIFLYGADLARQMQLGDEPGNMLHLANWIVFIIGKMTGAAVISYYIRQREKQGLIDPYDDDGFTPESKPAGA
- a CDS encoding SDR family oxidoreductase, producing MKLGSNTPAVVTGGASGLGRATAEALAAQGVKVAIFDIQEEKGEEVAKAIGGIFCNVNILDEASCEAGFAKAREAHGQERITVHCAMTSGRGKTLAFDKETMKYKRTPTDQYDRGAQGILVSSYRIASMSAEGMANAEPLNEDGERGSITLTASVAAQDAQIGQVIYGSCKAGVNGLVLPMARDMMDAGVRVNSIMPGIFATPLMLGAPDKVLNSLAASVPFPKRLGNPDEFGSLAVEIARNTYLNGHNFRLDGAIRMAPR
- a CDS encoding carboxymuconolactone decarboxylase family protein — encoded protein: MAGGPKDYRAITSSVNDGIGGLREHGGEVLKAFGGLSKAAMTDGALDKKTKELIALAIGVAKQCDACIGFHTQALRKLGATDEEVSEMLGVSVYMGGGPSLMYAADTWTAWQQTAD
- a CDS encoding thymidylate synthase is translated as MRQYHDLLTDVLENGVARGDRTGTGTLGVFGRQLRFDLENSFPLLTTKKLHLRSIIIELLWFLKGDTNIRYLKDNGVSIWDEWADENGDLGPVYGKQWRSWAAPDGRTIDQIEWVLNEIKTNPNSRRLVVSAWNPADVNEMALPPCHCLFQFNVMDGKLNCQLYQRSADIFLGVPFNIASYALLTMMMARATGLKAGEFVHTLGDAHLYSNHIEQAKLQLTREPYAPPKMVLNPDKADLFGWEYEDFELVGYQAHKHIKAPVAV